The BD1-7 clade bacterium genomic interval TTAGCCAACCATTCGAAAAAGCCTTTTTCAGCGGCTGTTTTTATCCCATCAGCTGAGAAATTGATGATGCGCATAGTTAACCTTAACAATCCATCATTCGGTTGGTTCGTTCCGTAATACCACTAGGTATACTGGACTTAGCCCTACAGGGCAGGAATCAAGGACGGGTGATCGTCCCATTCCGTGCAACAAGTTACTGTCTTGCCCATCACTCTGAGGCTTCTGGATTATTGTCTCAGGCGGAGCGTTGCTCGGTTTATTTTAAGATCAATTCTCTGATCTGCTGTCCGACGACATAAGTCGCAAACCGTTGCACTTATTTATTGATAAGTCTTAGTACATTTCGTTCGCGATAGTGCTTAGTGTGTCCCGTTGGCCTTTAGCTTAAAATGCCAATTGGCATACACTAACGGACAATTGCCTTGCATTCATTAATCCCATGCTTATTACTGTCTTGAATATCATGTATTATTGAGTGTCAATACCGCAAATAGGCGGTTTAAAGTATAACAGACTGTCAGAAAGCCTAGTAAAAATTATTTAACAACTCTATGAAAGCATATCAAACCGCATTTATTGACACCGCCCTTGAAGCCAATGCCCTCTGTTTTGGCGATTATACGCTGAAGTCTGGCCGAAATAGCCCGTATTTCTTTAATGCTGGCTTGTTATATCAAGGCAAGGCACTTGCGACACTGGCAAACTGTTATGCACAGGCGATCATTGATAGTAAGATTAGTTTCGATGTGTTGTTTGGCCCAGCGTATAAAGGTATTTCATTGGCGGCAATCACTGCTGCTGCGTTATACCAAACGCACGGGATTGATGTGCCATTTGCCTATAACCGTAAAGAGAAGAAAACCCATGGTGAGGGCGGGCAGACGGTTGGTGCCGCGCTACAAGGGAAAAAGGTTCTCATTATCGATGACGTCATAACAGCTGGAACTGCGATTCGTGAAGTCACAGACTTGTTGGCTACCGAAAACGCTGAACTGGCTGGTGTGGTTATTGGCTTGAATCGCGAAGAACGTGGGAAGTCGGAATTGTCAGCCATTCAGGAAGTCGAACGTGATTTTGGTGTGTCAGTGGCCAGCATTATCCGTTTGCAGGACATTATCGAGTATCTGGCACGACGTGATGATGCGTCAAT includes:
- the pyrE gene encoding Orotate phosphoribosyltransferase codes for the protein MKAYQTAFIDTALEANALCFGDYTLKSGRNSPYFFNAGLLYQGKALATLANCYAQAIIDSKISFDVLFGPAYKGISLAAITAAALYQTHGIDVPFAYNRKEKKTHGEGGQTVGAALQGKKVLIIDDVITAGTAIREVTDLLATENAELAGVVIGLNREERGKSELSAIQEVERDFGVSVASIIRLQDIIEYLARRDDASMLQRVRDYQQQYGVDTTC